The Megalops cyprinoides isolate fMegCyp1 chromosome 19, fMegCyp1.pri, whole genome shotgun sequence genome has a window encoding:
- the LOC118794272 gene encoding ATP-sensitive inward rectifier potassium channel 12-like — protein MSVGRTGRYSIVSSEEEGLRLATMPGMNGFGNGKIHTRRKCRNRFVKKNGQCNVQFAHMDEKSQRYISDMFTTCVDIRWRYMFLVFTLAFVVSWLAFGLAFWVIALVHGDLDNPGGDENFTPCVLQVKSFVGAFLFSIETQTTIGYGFRCVTEECPMAVFMVVFQSIVGCVIDSFMIGAIMAKMARPKKRAQTLLFSHNAVIAMRDGKLCLMWRVGNLRKSHIVEAHVRAQLIKPRITEEGEYIPLDQIDINVGYDKGTDRIFLVSPITILHEIDEESPLFGISKQDLETSDFEIVVILEGLVEATAMTTQARSSYLASEILWGHRFEPVLFEEKNEYKVDYSHFHKTFEVPSTPRCSAKDMVENKFLAPSTNSFCYENELAFMNRDEEEEEENGDRVVDEAGNNRHELERLQVTIPLDQRSFRRESEI, from the coding sequence ATGAGCGTGGGCAGGACTGGCCGCTACAGCATCGTGTCCTCCGAGGAAGAAGGCCTGCGCCTCGCTACCATGCCCGGGATGAACGGCTTCGGCAACGGCAAGATCCACACGCGCCGGAAGTGCCGCAACCGCTTCGTCAAGAAGAATGGCCAGTGCAACGTCCAGTTCGCCCACATGGACGAGAAGTCCCAGCGCTACATCTCCGACATGTTCACCACCTGCGTGGACATCCGCTGGCGCTACATGTTCCTGGTCTTCACCCTGGCCTTCGTGGTCTCCTGGCTGGCGTTCGGCCTGGCCTTCTGGGTGATCGCGCTGGTCCACGGCGACCTGGACAACCCCGGCGGGGACGAGAACTTCACGCCCTGCGTGCTCCAGGTCAAGAGCTTCGTGGGGgccttcctcttctccatcGAGACGCAGACCACCATTGGCTACGGCTTCCGCTGCGTCACGGAGGAGTGCCCCATGGCGGTCTTCATGGTCGTGTTCCAGTCCATTGTGGGGTGCGTCATTGACTCTTTCATGATTGGCGCAATCATGGCGAAAATGGCCCGGCCCAAGAAGAGAGCCCAGACGCTCCTCTTCAGCCATAACGCGGTCATCGCCATGAGGGACGGCAAACTTTGCCTCATGTGGCGGGTGGGGAATCTCAGAAAGAGCCACATTGTGGAGGCCCATGTCAGGGCACAGCTGATTAAGCCACGGATTACTGAGGAAGGGGAGTATATACCTTTAGACCAAATAGATATTAATGTCGGCTATGACAAAGGCACAGACCGGATTTTCCTGGTCTCACCCATCACGATTCTTCACGAGATCGATGAAGAGAGCCCCCTGTTTGGCATCAGCAAGCAGGACTTGGAAACATCTGACTTTGAGATTGTTGTTATACTTGAGGGCCTGGTGGAGGCGACTGCCATGACAACGCAGGCGCGCAGCTCATATCTGGCCTCAGAGATCCTGTGGGGTCACAGGTTCGAGCCCGTCCTCTTTGAGGAGAAGAACGAGTACAAAGTGGACTACTCCCACTTTCACAAAACCTTTGAGGTGCCGTCGACCCCTCGCTGCAGTGCCAAGGACATGGTAGAGAACAAGTTCCTGGCCCCCAGCACCAACTCCTTCTGCTATGAAAACGAACTCGCTTTCATGAATAgggatgaagaagaagaagaagaaaacgGCGACAGGGTCGTGGATGAAGCTGGGAACAACCGACATGAGTTAGAAAGACTACAAGTCACCATCCCCCTGGATCAAAGGTCATTCCGCAGAGAATCTGAAATATGA